One Salvelinus namaycush isolate Seneca chromosome 4, SaNama_1.0, whole genome shotgun sequence genomic window carries:
- the LOC120045583 gene encoding phosphoinositide 3-kinase adapter protein 1-like, translating into MDRVVSSSETGNTEEAEHDVEAMATTEAKIPVVKNRKAEGTEDESVTEPECVQDDSDNVRTEVHPNQATSPTHPACLTVQPNRVLCGDHATIFIIFSNKLDNQLKMEVEFSSKDLAAKRVVGILENEYTISVNAPDMPAGEMSLTLHGNDSPVCLRPVTYYTAMGEVSRYLELAAAPMDFMCQAFNITSNATESLDNMLTDSLKGRIPASELHVFGIRQIEKDNMAAYQRKQELPTLLHFAAKYGLKKLTTVLLQCPGALQAYSVMNKNGDYPNTLAERSGFSDLRQFMDDFVETADMLKSHIKESIAAEEDEDVYESTSNSSRDIIMKYSLNPGCQEDIYESMMGLSPDYMEDLYEDMEKALRESHNPEEIILRTFFQGKPDAGVAQVGEHTANEEVGDQVEEPEGFEEEDPYNMCIQDEIYDTVDENATYIPDILNRPPAPIPRPVTFSEPEESKTYISRVFSGNEESNPQRNLREIPSNTVRPVSDRAATSSSNDPYAGMKTPGQRQLIALQEKVKAGVLSVDDAVQEFKTWQFDQERRSQSLRYQQENLKRLRDSISRRHKEREKLGKEIGLEISAPLQRNLHWGSNMALECSVYEPAPQVMAETPPVARPIQRSTWKTGSTSSTSSSGSNRLSTHSNISYSSGTEPEFEDTVDLLPLPPRPPRIAESTPLLPPPRIPPRLPDRASESLLQERYTSCPTRALPKRPTQRTTFPPPIPRRTR; encoded by the exons ATGGATAGAGTTGTCTCGTCTTCAGAAACGG GTAATACAGAAGAGGCTGAACATGATGTGGAAGCTATGGCAACAACAGAAGCAAAAATCCCTGTGGTCAAGAACCGCAAAGCTGAGGGGACAGAGGACGAGTCAGTGACAGAACCAGAGTGTGTCCAGGATGACAGTGACAACGTGAGAACAGAGGTCCACCCAAACCAGGCAACGAGCCCCACACATCCTGCCTGCCTCACTGTACAACCAAACAGAGTTCTATGTGGG GACCATGCAACTATTTTCATAATCTTTTCAAATAAACTGGACAACCAATTGAAAATGGAGGTGGAGTTTTCCTCTAAAGATTTAGCTGCAAAACGGGTTGTAGGGATTTTGGAGAATGAATACACCATCAGTGTTAATGCGCCTG ATATGCCAGCAGGAGAGATGTCACTCACTCTGCATGGCAATGACTCACCAGTCTGTTTGAGGCCTGTAACATACTACACAGCCATGGGAGAAGTCAGTCGTTACCTTGAACTTGCAGCTGCTCCCATGGATTTTATGTGTCAG GCATTCAATATCACATCCAATGCCACAGAGTCACTTGACAATATGCTGACAGACTCGTTAAAAGGCAGGATTCCTGCAAGTGAACTTCATGTGTTTGGAATCAGACAGATCGAGAAAGACAATATGGCTGCAT ATCAGCGAAAGCAGGAGCTTCCCACTCTGCTTCATTTTGCTGCAAAGTATGGCCTGAAGAAGCTTACCACAGTCCTGCTACAGTGTCCAGGTGCCTTGCAGGCCTACAGCGTGATGAATAAGAATGGAGACTACCCAAATACACTGGCAGAGAGGAGCGGCTTCTCTGACCTGAGACAGTTCATGGACGACTTTGTG GAGACGGCTGACATGCTGAAGTCTCATATCAAAGAGTCCATCGCGGCTGAAGAAGATGAGGATGTGTACGAGTCCACATCCAACTCCTCTCGAGATATCATCATGAAGTATTCCCTAAACCCCGGGTGCCAAGAAGACATCTATGAGTCCATGATGGGGTTAAGCCCAGACTACATGGAAGACCTAT ATGAGGACATGGAGAAGGCATTAAGAGAGTCGCATAACCCAGAAGAAATCATACTTAGAACATTTTTTCAAG GGAAACCTGATGCAGGTGTGGCCCAAGTTGGTGAGCATACAGCGAATGAAGAGGTGGGAGACCAGGTGGAAGAACCAGAGGGGTTTGAGGAGGAAGACCCTTACAACATGTGTATTCAAGATGAAATCTATGACACGGTGGACGAGAATGCGACCTATATCCCAGACATTTTAAACCGTCCACCAGCTCCAATTCCGAGACCTGTGACGTTTTCAGAGCCTGAGGAGTCCAAGACCTACATCTCAAGAG TGTTTTCGGGAAATGAAGAATCAAATCCACAGAGGAACCTCAGAGAAATCCCGTCAAACACAG TGAGGCCTGTGAGTGACAGAGCCGCCACCTCCTCTTCCAACGACCCCTATGCTGGAATGAAGACCCCAGGCCAGAGGCAGCTCATAGCCTTGCAGGAGAAAGTGAAGGCGGGGGTCCTGAGTGTGGATGATGCTGTGCAGGAATTCAAGACCTGGCAGTTTGACCAGGAAAGGAGATCTCAGTCTCTGCGCTATCAACAG GAAAATCTGAAAAGATTACGAGACAGCATTTCCAGACGccataaagagagggagaagctTGGGAAGGAGATTG GTCTGGAGATAAGCGCCCCTTTGCAGAGGAACCTTCACTGGGGCTCCAACATGGCTTTGGAGTGTTCTGTGTACGAACCTGCCCCACAGGTCATGGCCGAAACCCCTCCTGTGGCCCGGCCAATCCAGAGAAGCACTTGGAAGACTGGCAGTACCTCCAGCACATCCA GTAGTGGCAGTAACAGACTCAGCACACATAGTAACATTAGCTACAGCAGTGGAACTGAGCCTGAGTTTGAG GACACAGTtgacctcctccctcttcctccacgACCCCCAAGGATCGCTGAGTCCACACCTCTACTTCCTCCCCCCAGAATCCCTCCACGACTCCCAGACCG GGCTTCAGAGAGTTTGTTGCAGGAGCGTTACACATCATGCCCCACTCGAGCACTTCCTAAAAGACCAACTCAGAGGACCACCTTTCCCCCTCCCATACCCCGGAGAACACGGTGA